From a single Candoia aspera isolate rCanAsp1 chromosome 10, rCanAsp1.hap2, whole genome shotgun sequence genomic region:
- the CD79A gene encoding B-cell antigen receptor complex-associated protein alpha chain isoform X1 gives MEVGRYHLCSLLLLGVFSGCIYGNLTIYTTNVIPAREQVDSTDQNPGKTKDRVLTTQTVAAENNIQNSKSLMEHLSQVPIIVKPVDTSQIIFEGRSATLECRFKAPSEAKVSWRKSCFPNCSSSLEVHSSNHHKISVDTAYGLSTLSFPQTQKNDTGMYYCFVYAGSSQGKSCGTYLWVRRPRPISFLNMSESIKNKIITVEGFLLLICAIGPGLFLLFKKRWENERLLKAKKKACEEENLYEGLNLDDCSMYEDISKGLQATYQDIGNVKVIDLQLEKPEKP, from the exons ATGGAAGTTGGTCGATATCATCTTTGTTCTCTGCTTCTCCTGGGGGTCTTTTCAG GTTGTATTTATGGAAACCTAACTATTTATACCACTAACGTAATTCCAGCAAGAGAGCAAGTCGATAGCACCGATCAAAATCCTGGAAAAACAAAAGACCGCGTTCTAACTACTCAGACTGTGGCAGCGGAGAATAACATTCAGAATTCCAAGTCTTTGATGGAACATCTTTCCCAGGTTCCCATAATTGTGAAACCTGTAGATACCtctcaaataatttttgaagggaGATCTGCCACTCTGGAGTGTAGATTTAAGGCCCCAAGCGAGGCAAAggtctcctggagaaaatcttgctTCCCAAATTGTAGCAGCAGCTTGGAGGTCCACAGTTCCAACCACCACAAGATCTCTGTAGACACCGCTTACGGCTTGTCAACACTCTCCTTCCCTCAGACCCAAAAGAATGATACTGGGATGTACTACTGCTTTGTATATGCTGGCAGCAGTCAGGGGAAATCATGTGGAACATACCTATGGGTCAGAA GACCTCGCCCCATCTCCTTCCTGAATATGAGTGAATCCATAAAAAACAAGATTATCACAGTAGAGGGATTCCTTCTACTTATCTGTGCCATTGGTCCTGGTCTTTTTCTACTGTTCAAG AAGAGATGGGAAAATGAGCGCCTCTTGAAGGCCAAGAAGAAAGCTTGTGAAGAAGAGAACCTGTATGAG GGACTGAACCTGGATGACTGCTCAATGTATGAGGACATCTCCAAGGGTTTACAAGCTACCTACCAAGATATAGGCAACGTCAAAGTGATTGATTTACAGCTAGAGAAACCAgagaaaccatga
- the CD79A gene encoding B-cell antigen receptor complex-associated protein alpha chain isoform X2 gives MEVGRYHLCSLLLLGVFSGCIYGNLTIYTTNVIPAREQVDSTDQNPGKTKDRVLTTQTVAAENNIQNSKSLMEHLSQVPIIVKPVDTSQIIFEGRSATLECRFKAPSEAKVSWRKSCFPNCSSSLEVHSSNHHKISVDTAYGLSTLSFPQTQKNDTGMYYCFVYAGSSQGKSCGTYLWVRRPRPISFLNMSESIKNKIITVEGFLLLICAIGPGLFLLFKRWENERLLKAKKKACEEENLYEGLNLDDCSMYEDISKGLQATYQDIGNVKVIDLQLEKPEKP, from the exons ATGGAAGTTGGTCGATATCATCTTTGTTCTCTGCTTCTCCTGGGGGTCTTTTCAG GTTGTATTTATGGAAACCTAACTATTTATACCACTAACGTAATTCCAGCAAGAGAGCAAGTCGATAGCACCGATCAAAATCCTGGAAAAACAAAAGACCGCGTTCTAACTACTCAGACTGTGGCAGCGGAGAATAACATTCAGAATTCCAAGTCTTTGATGGAACATCTTTCCCAGGTTCCCATAATTGTGAAACCTGTAGATACCtctcaaataatttttgaagggaGATCTGCCACTCTGGAGTGTAGATTTAAGGCCCCAAGCGAGGCAAAggtctcctggagaaaatcttgctTCCCAAATTGTAGCAGCAGCTTGGAGGTCCACAGTTCCAACCACCACAAGATCTCTGTAGACACCGCTTACGGCTTGTCAACACTCTCCTTCCCTCAGACCCAAAAGAATGATACTGGGATGTACTACTGCTTTGTATATGCTGGCAGCAGTCAGGGGAAATCATGTGGAACATACCTATGGGTCAGAA GACCTCGCCCCATCTCCTTCCTGAATATGAGTGAATCCATAAAAAACAAGATTATCACAGTAGAGGGATTCCTTCTACTTATCTGTGCCATTGGTCCTGGTCTTTTTCTACTGTTCAAG AGATGGGAAAATGAGCGCCTCTTGAAGGCCAAGAAGAAAGCTTGTGAAGAAGAGAACCTGTATGAG GGACTGAACCTGGATGACTGCTCAATGTATGAGGACATCTCCAAGGGTTTACAAGCTACCTACCAAGATATAGGCAACGTCAAAGTGATTGATTTACAGCTAGAGAAACCAgagaaaccatga